In a genomic window of Alteromonas gilva:
- a CDS encoding HvfX family Cu-binding RiPP maturation protein yields the protein MVSLIVRLNTVLNQAAGGAGGISLLLLRIYLMPVLAQAGWQKLTNLDSTADWFGNPDYGLGLPLPMVMAVLAAVTEFFGAWLLLFGLGTRLVAIPMMITMLVAMFTVHWNNGWLAIADANSWLADGTLLLNESVMASPEKLAAAKSLLAEHGHIDWLTASGNFVILNNGIEFASTYFVMLFVLFCFGGGRYVSIDYYLHQWLRQQASKKKS from the coding sequence ATGGTCTCACTCATTGTCAGGCTGAATACCGTGCTTAACCAAGCAGCGGGAGGAGCGGGCGGTATATCGTTGCTGTTGCTGAGAATATATCTGATGCCTGTTTTGGCCCAGGCCGGTTGGCAAAAACTCACCAACCTCGACAGCACGGCTGACTGGTTTGGCAACCCTGATTATGGTTTGGGTTTGCCATTGCCGATGGTAATGGCCGTACTGGCAGCCGTGACCGAATTTTTTGGCGCCTGGCTGTTACTGTTTGGGCTTGGCACACGCCTTGTGGCGATACCCATGATGATTACAATGCTGGTTGCGATGTTCACCGTACACTGGAACAACGGGTGGCTGGCAATCGCTGACGCCAATAGCTGGCTGGCCGATGGCACGCTGTTGCTTAATGAGTCGGTGATGGCGTCGCCGGAAAAACTCGCTGCTGCCAAATCCCTGTTAGCTGAACATGGTCATATTGACTGGCTGACAGCCAGTGGCAACTTTGTGATACTCAATAACGGCATTGAATTTGCCTCAACCTATTTTGTGATGTTGTTCGTGTTGTTCTGTTTTGGTGGCGGACGCTACGTAAGTATTGATTATTATTTACATCAGTGGCTGCGGCAACAAGCGAGCAAAAAGAAGAGTTAA
- a CDS encoding NAD(P)H nitroreductase: MDALELLLNRHSQPRLTSPAPSGEALDNIKQAALRAPDHGALKPWRFLICQGKGLDKLGSLFEQSAIDNDKPERVIERAPQLPTRAPMIIVITTRYQVHEKVPNIEQFASASCAAMAMQMAAAAQGFQGMWRTGEYAHCDIVKKGLGVDPEDEIVGFLYLGTPAQDTVNKPALAPDDYFSVWE; this comes from the coding sequence ATGGATGCATTAGAATTACTGCTTAACCGACACTCACAGCCACGTTTAACGTCACCAGCCCCCAGTGGTGAGGCATTAGACAATATTAAACAAGCAGCACTGCGAGCACCTGACCATGGCGCACTCAAGCCATGGCGGTTTCTAATTTGTCAGGGCAAAGGTCTGGATAAACTGGGCAGCCTGTTTGAGCAGTCGGCAATAGATAACGATAAGCCAGAGCGCGTTATTGAACGCGCTCCCCAGTTACCCACCCGTGCGCCCATGATTATCGTGATCACAACGCGCTATCAGGTGCACGAAAAGGTGCCTAACATCGAGCAGTTTGCATCAGCCAGTTGTGCTGCAATGGCGATGCAAATGGCTGCGGCAGCCCAGGGCTTTCAGGGCATGTGGCGTACCGGCGAATATGCCCATTGCGACATTGTAAAAAAAGGCTTAGGCGTTGATCCTGAAGACGAAATCGTCGGCTTTTTATACCTTGGTACGCCGGCACAGGATACGGTAAACAAACCTGCGCTGGCACCAGATGACTATTTTTCTGTGTGGGAATAA
- the pyk gene encoding pyruvate kinase, giving the protein MTRRTKILATLGPATDTQEKIEAILAAGANVVRMNFSHGQAQDHIERAQRVRAAAKKLGKYVAILGDLQGPKIRVSRFANDKVYLKIGDPFILDAELDRDAGNEQQVGIDYKALPDDVSKGDILLLDDGRIQLEVTSVEGRKVHTVVTVGGKLSNNKGINRLGGGLSAEALTEKDKKDILTAAEIGVDYLAVSFPRSGADLDYARELAEAAGCKAMICAKVERAEAVASDEAIDDVIRASDAVMVARGDLGVEIGDAELVGVQKKLIARSRQLNKVVITATQMMESMIESPMPTRAEVMDVANAVLDGTDAVMLSAETAAGSYPVETVKAMARVCEGAETHSSIKVSKHRMDEMFGSISETIAMSAVYAANHLPGVKAIVGLTESGSTPRLMSRMTTRLPILALSRHIDTLNAMALFRNVQPLFFDSSKSAAGELRKDVVALVKSHKLAEPGDIIILTHGDRMETIGATDAIKIIVVD; this is encoded by the coding sequence ATGACGAGAAGAACGAAAATTCTGGCTACGCTAGGACCTGCAACAGATACGCAAGAGAAAATAGAAGCCATTCTTGCCGCTGGTGCAAATGTTGTACGAATGAACTTTTCACACGGTCAGGCGCAAGATCATATTGAACGTGCCCAACGGGTTCGTGCTGCAGCCAAGAAGCTGGGTAAATACGTTGCTATCCTAGGTGATTTGCAAGGCCCTAAAATTCGTGTTTCACGATTTGCCAACGACAAAGTCTATCTGAAGATTGGCGACCCTTTTATCCTCGACGCTGAACTCGACCGCGATGCCGGAAATGAACAACAGGTTGGTATCGATTATAAAGCGCTGCCAGACGATGTCAGCAAGGGCGACATCCTGTTGCTTGACGATGGTCGTATTCAACTTGAAGTCACCAGTGTTGAAGGACGTAAAGTACATACCGTTGTGACTGTTGGCGGTAAGTTGTCGAACAATAAAGGCATCAACCGTCTTGGTGGTGGTTTATCGGCTGAAGCCCTTACTGAAAAAGACAAGAAAGATATCCTCACCGCAGCTGAAATCGGTGTCGACTACCTGGCGGTGTCTTTCCCGCGCAGTGGCGCCGACCTTGACTATGCACGTGAGCTGGCAGAGGCGGCAGGCTGTAAGGCCATGATTTGTGCAAAAGTAGAGCGCGCCGAGGCGGTTGCCAGTGATGAAGCCATTGATGACGTCATTCGTGCATCAGATGCCGTTATGGTAGCGCGCGGTGATTTGGGTGTGGAAATTGGCGATGCTGAGCTGGTGGGCGTGCAAAAGAAACTGATTGCCCGTTCGCGTCAACTGAACAAAGTTGTCATTACCGCGACGCAAATGATGGAATCTATGATTGAAAGCCCAATGCCAACCCGGGCTGAAGTTATGGATGTGGCCAACGCTGTTTTAGACGGTACTGATGCAGTCATGCTGTCGGCTGAAACCGCAGCGGGCAGCTACCCGGTTGAGACGGTTAAAGCAATGGCGCGTGTGTGTGAAGGCGCTGAAACGCATTCCAGCATTAAAGTCTCCAAGCACCGCATGGACGAAATGTTTGGTTCTATCAGCGAAACCATTGCCATGTCTGCAGTCTATGCGGCCAATCACCTCCCCGGAGTGAAGGCCATCGTGGGTTTAACCGAGAGCGGTAGTACGCCACGCTTAATGTCACGAATGACCACTCGACTGCCGATCCTGGCGTTGTCACGTCACATCGACACGTTGAATGCCATGGCGTTGTTCCGCAACGTTCAGCCACTGTTTTTCGACTCAAGCAAAAGTGCCGCTGGCGAGCTGCGTAAAGACGTAGTCGCACTGGTAAAGTCACACAAACTTGCTGAACCCGGCGATATTATTATTCTTACTCACGGCGATCGCATGGAAACCATCGGTGCGACCGATGCAATTAAGATCATTGTGGTAGATTAA
- a CDS encoding MurR/RpiR family transcriptional regulator, with the protein MNILEKITQHKSAFSKSERKVAEVILANPQSAIHSSIATLAKMSDVSEPTVNRFCRRLDTKGFPDFKLHLAQSLANGTPYVNRHVDENDSPDEYTNKIFESTMASLEVARQSVCVSTVNRVVDLLTQAQRISFFGLGASASVAHDALNKFFRFNVPVVYFEDILMQRMSCMNCGSGDVVMLFSHTGRTKSLVEIAQIAKANDATVVGITSADSPLANECTYVLSLEVPEDTDMYMPMASRIAQLTLVDVLATGFTLRRGNKFRENLKRVKDTLRGSRYEKRES; encoded by the coding sequence ATGAATATCTTAGAAAAAATCACGCAGCACAAATCTGCCTTCAGTAAATCGGAGCGCAAAGTCGCAGAAGTGATCCTGGCAAATCCTCAATCGGCAATTCATTCCAGTATAGCAACTCTGGCCAAAATGTCAGATGTCAGCGAACCCACTGTTAACCGTTTTTGCCGCCGCCTGGACACTAAGGGGTTTCCGGATTTTAAACTGCATCTTGCGCAAAGTCTCGCCAACGGCACACCCTATGTAAACCGTCACGTAGACGAAAACGACAGCCCGGATGAGTACACCAATAAAATATTTGAATCGACCATGGCATCGCTCGAAGTTGCCCGTCAATCGGTATGTGTTAGCACGGTTAATCGCGTCGTTGATTTGCTCACTCAGGCGCAACGCATTTCCTTTTTCGGTTTGGGTGCCTCGGCCTCTGTGGCCCATGATGCGCTGAATAAGTTTTTTCGGTTTAATGTACCGGTCGTCTACTTTGAAGACATTCTTATGCAGCGTATGAGTTGCATGAATTGTGGATCCGGCGATGTGGTCATGTTGTTCTCGCATACCGGCAGAACGAAAAGTCTGGTTGAAATAGCGCAGATCGCCAAAGCCAATGACGCTACAGTTGTCGGCATAACGTCGGCTGACAGTCCACTGGCTAATGAGTGCACCTATGTGCTGTCACTTGAAGTTCCTGAGGACACTGATATGTACATGCCAATGGCCTCGCGCATTGCCCAGTTGACGCTGGTTGATGTACTGGCCACAGGGTTTACTTTACGTCGTGGCAACAAGTTCAGAGAAAACCTGAAACGGGTTAAAGACACCCTGCGCGGCTCTCGTTACGAAAAACGCGAAAGTTAA
- the zwf gene encoding glucose-6-phosphate dehydrogenase translates to MVMDSSFEACDFVLFGTKGDLSRRKLLPSMYQLEKAGLLHAETTIVGVARQTLSDEEYVEEVRKSLEEFSGETICEATWETFKARLSYAQVDMKEIASYSSLESHVNPDRVMVCYLATPPSIYGDICRGLHGCNIIDSSVRLVLEKPIGHDLESSKVINEQVAEYFGESQIYRIDHYLGKETVLNLIALRFANSIFTTNWDHNCIDHVQISVAESVGIEGRWGYFDDAGQMRDMVQNHLLQILSLVAMEPPANLDADSIRDEKLKVLKALRPINATNVNDVTVRGQYTSGFVKGKEVPGYLEEDDANTVSKTETFVAIKAEIDNWRWAGVPFYLRTGKRLPTKVSEVVIYFKRQPHNLFTASFNDLPPNKLVIRLQPDEGVEITVMNKVPGLTSSGAMDLQKSKLNLSFSEEFSDDRIPDAYEKLLLEVMLGNQALFVRRDEIEQAWTWVDSILAAWRNTNEPPEPYQAGTWGPVASIGLLARANRSWYESKVKKKK, encoded by the coding sequence ATGGTGATGGATAGTTCTTTTGAAGCCTGTGACTTTGTGTTGTTTGGCACTAAAGGTGACCTTTCTCGACGCAAACTGTTACCTTCAATGTATCAGTTAGAAAAAGCAGGATTGTTGCACGCAGAGACAACAATCGTAGGTGTAGCGCGCCAGACTCTCTCAGACGAAGAGTATGTAGAGGAAGTCAGAAAGTCGCTGGAAGAGTTCTCTGGTGAGACCATTTGTGAAGCAACCTGGGAAACATTCAAAGCCAGACTTTCTTACGCACAAGTGGATATGAAAGAGATCGCCAGCTATAGCTCGCTGGAATCTCATGTCAACCCGGACCGGGTCATGGTGTGTTATCTGGCCACCCCGCCTTCTATCTATGGCGATATTTGCCGCGGTTTGCACGGGTGCAATATTATCGACTCCAGCGTTCGTCTGGTGCTTGAAAAGCCGATCGGTCACGACCTTGAGTCATCCAAAGTCATCAATGAGCAGGTTGCTGAATACTTTGGCGAATCGCAGATCTACCGTATCGACCATTACTTAGGAAAAGAAACGGTACTTAACCTGATTGCATTGCGTTTTGCTAACTCTATTTTTACGACCAACTGGGATCATAACTGTATTGATCACGTGCAAATATCGGTTGCTGAATCTGTCGGTATTGAAGGACGTTGGGGTTACTTTGACGACGCAGGCCAGATGCGTGACATGGTCCAAAATCACTTATTGCAGATACTGAGCCTGGTGGCGATGGAGCCTCCGGCGAACCTGGACGCAGACAGCATTCGTGACGAAAAGCTCAAAGTCCTTAAAGCCTTGCGCCCGATTAACGCCACCAACGTTAACGATGTCACGGTGAGAGGGCAGTACACCTCTGGTTTTGTAAAAGGCAAGGAAGTGCCTGGCTACCTTGAGGAAGACGATGCCAACACGGTCAGTAAAACAGAAACCTTCGTTGCGATTAAAGCTGAAATAGATAACTGGCGTTGGGCGGGTGTTCCGTTTTACCTGAGAACCGGCAAACGACTGCCAACCAAGGTGTCTGAAGTGGTTATCTACTTTAAGCGTCAGCCGCACAATTTGTTCACTGCTAGCTTTAACGACTTGCCGCCTAATAAGCTGGTTATTCGTTTACAGCCCGACGAAGGTGTGGAAATTACCGTAATGAACAAAGTCCCGGGGCTAACCAGTTCAGGCGCGATGGATTTGCAGAAGTCGAAACTGAACCTGAGTTTCTCTGAAGAATTCTCTGACGATCGCATCCCGGACGCTTACGAGAAATTACTGCTGGAAGTTATGCTCGGTAATCAGGCGTTATTCGTACGACGTGACGAAATTGAACAGGCCTGGACCTGGGTTGATTCGATTTTAGCCGCATGGCGTAACACCAACGAACCACCAGAGCCTTATCAGGCTGGTACCTGGGGTCCGGTTGCGTCGATTGGTTTACTGGCTCGTGCAAATCGTAGCTGGTATGAAAGTAAAGTAAAAAAGAAAAAGTAA
- the pgl gene encoding 6-phosphogluconolactonase: protein MPLTQSLYESAEALNQEFAKEIVALLKQGIDERGRASLMVSGGRTPLPLFKALSEADLDWSRVDVSLVDERWVDESSDASNTRLVKQNLLVGKAAAARFIEMKSPEADAADAVIDCEGRLSAVSQPFDVLILGMGEDGHTASLFPCSEQLADGLKLDSGRVCIATQPTTAPHQRMSLTLPAIVASRNIFLHLTGDKKRQVLEDAVANSTATEKPIVAVINAASVTLKWAP, encoded by the coding sequence ATGCCATTAACACAATCATTATATGAAAGTGCAGAGGCGCTTAATCAGGAATTTGCCAAAGAAATTGTTGCGTTGCTGAAGCAGGGCATTGACGAGCGTGGTCGCGCCAGCCTTATGGTAAGTGGCGGTCGCACTCCACTGCCGTTATTTAAAGCCTTGAGTGAAGCCGATTTAGATTGGTCTAGAGTGGATGTCTCGCTGGTTGACGAACGTTGGGTTGACGAAAGCAGTGATGCCAGCAATACCCGCTTAGTTAAGCAAAACCTATTGGTAGGTAAGGCCGCTGCAGCGCGCTTTATCGAAATGAAATCGCCAGAAGCGGATGCCGCCGATGCGGTGATTGATTGCGAAGGCCGACTCTCTGCCGTCTCTCAGCCATTTGATGTGCTGATACTGGGCATGGGTGAAGATGGCCATACCGCGTCACTCTTCCCGTGCAGTGAGCAACTCGCCGATGGCTTAAAGCTTGATAGTGGCAGAGTCTGTATTGCGACTCAGCCAACGACTGCGCCGCATCAGCGTATGTCATTAACGCTGCCGGCTATTGTTGCCAGCCGGAACATATTTTTGCACCTGACCGGCGATAAAAAACGTCAGGTACTCGAAGACGCAGTTGCCAATTCAACGGCCACTGAAAAGCCAATTGTTGCGGTCATTAATGCCGCATCAGTGACGTTGAAATGGGCACCGTAG
- the edd gene encoding phosphogluconate dehydratase, which translates to MNTQVNEVTQRIIERSKASRAAYLAKIERARGQGPHRGVLSCGNLAHGFAACNTDDKSDLRSMTKANIAIVSSYNDMLSAHQPYETYPQIIKDTVREVGSVAQFAGGVPAMCDGVTQGNPGMELSLMSRDVIAQAAAVALSHNMFDGAMMLGICDKIVPGLLIGSLSFGHLPTVFVPAGPMPSGLPNKDKARVRQEYAEGKVGRDKLLEAESQSYHSAGTCTFYGTANSNQLVVEMMGLHLPGSSFVNPGTELRDALTRAASRQVTRLTALGDNYTPIGHIVDEKSIVNGIVALLATGGSTNHTMHLIAVARAAGIIVNWDDFSELSNAVPLLTRIYPNGSADINHFVAAGGMALLFKQLRDAGLIHNDVKTIVGEGLDLYTKEPALQDGEVTWRDGPVKSHDTEVFASVEAPFKPDGGLNVLSGNLGRAVIKTSALRNPHCTIKAPAVVFEDQYQLDAAFKSGELDKDCIVVVRFQGPAAIGMPELHRLTPPLGVLQDRGYNVALVTDGRMSGASGKVPAAIHVTPEAFLGGLLAKVETGDIIELDTKTGALTLHVDEATLAERTPAVADLTMQHEGMGRELFGGMRGVISGAEEGACTLFYTQEQNV; encoded by the coding sequence ATGAATACACAGGTAAACGAAGTAACGCAACGCATTATTGAGCGCAGCAAAGCATCCCGCGCCGCCTATCTGGCAAAAATTGAGCGCGCAAGGGGGCAGGGTCCGCATCGTGGTGTATTGTCATGCGGAAACCTGGCGCATGGTTTTGCCGCGTGCAACACCGATGACAAATCTGATTTGCGCAGCATGACCAAAGCAAATATTGCCATCGTATCATCGTACAACGATATGCTGTCGGCACATCAACCTTACGAAACCTACCCACAAATTATTAAAGATACGGTCCGGGAAGTGGGCAGTGTTGCTCAGTTCGCGGGTGGTGTACCGGCAATGTGTGACGGCGTAACCCAGGGTAATCCGGGTATGGAACTGAGCCTGATGAGCCGTGATGTCATTGCTCAGGCTGCCGCGGTAGCATTGTCACACAACATGTTTGACGGCGCTATGATGCTCGGTATCTGCGACAAAATTGTCCCAGGATTACTGATTGGCTCTCTTAGCTTTGGTCATTTACCAACGGTATTTGTGCCAGCAGGGCCAATGCCAAGTGGCTTGCCGAACAAAGACAAAGCGCGCGTACGGCAAGAGTATGCCGAAGGCAAAGTAGGCCGCGATAAGCTGCTTGAGGCTGAATCTCAGTCTTATCACTCTGCCGGTACCTGTACGTTTTACGGAACCGCAAACAGTAACCAGTTAGTGGTTGAAATGATGGGGCTGCATTTACCGGGTTCATCATTTGTTAATCCGGGCACTGAATTACGTGATGCACTAACGCGTGCTGCCTCACGTCAGGTAACCCGCTTAACAGCGCTGGGTGACAACTATACGCCAATTGGCCATATTGTTGATGAGAAATCCATCGTTAACGGTATTGTTGCCCTGTTAGCAACGGGTGGCTCAACTAACCATACCATGCACCTGATCGCCGTGGCGCGGGCTGCCGGTATTATTGTTAACTGGGATGACTTCTCAGAACTGTCTAATGCGGTACCGCTGTTAACCCGGATTTATCCGAATGGCTCGGCCGACATTAACCATTTCGTTGCCGCTGGTGGTATGGCGCTGTTGTTCAAACAGTTACGCGATGCCGGACTTATCCATAATGACGTGAAAACCATTGTGGGTGAAGGGCTGGATTTATACACCAAGGAACCTGCGCTGCAAGACGGTGAAGTAACCTGGCGTGATGGTCCGGTGAAATCCCACGACACTGAAGTATTCGCCAGTGTTGAAGCACCCTTTAAGCCCGATGGCGGCCTGAACGTGTTGTCAGGTAACCTGGGCCGGGCCGTGATCAAGACATCTGCTCTGCGTAATCCGCATTGTACGATTAAAGCACCAGCCGTGGTATTTGAAGATCAATACCAGCTGGACGCTGCGTTTAAGTCTGGTGAACTGGATAAAGACTGCATTGTGGTTGTACGCTTCCAGGGGCCTGCTGCGATTGGTATGCCTGAACTGCATCGTTTAACACCGCCTCTGGGTGTGCTGCAGGATCGTGGCTACAACGTAGCACTGGTGACCGATGGCCGTATGTCCGGCGCATCCGGAAAAGTACCGGCCGCCATCCATGTCACACCAGAAGCCTTTTTAGGCGGCCTGCTGGCGAAAGTTGAAACGGGCGACATTATTGAGCTGGATACCAAAACCGGTGCGCTGACGCTGCACGTTGACGAAGCAACACTGGCCGAACGTACTCCGGCTGTAGCTGATCTGACTATGCAACATGAAGGCATGGGCCGCGAACTATTTGGCGGTATGCGCGGCGTGATTTCCGGCGCAGAAGAAGGAGCCTGCACATTGTTTTATACGCAGGAGCAAAATGTATGA
- the glk gene encoding glucokinase: MSVRFVADVGGTNIRVAKVTEQGLSDIKKYLCKDFASIDLALHRYFSDVGEQFSAGCIAIACPVVADEVVMTNHSWSFSQRALKQQLGLTDLFVINDFTAVAHSLPVLSESQLIQVGPGTALPQGNKVVFGAGTGLGVEHMMLTSSGWKTLDGEGGHVDFAPVDETDIVIWRHLQSELDRVSAEDVLSGRGLLNIYRALAIHDGQSPVVTDPAQVTEQALAGKCSICLAALTQFCRIMGNFAGNLALNLATTGGVFIGGGIATRFTDFLIDSDFRASFEAKGRMKHYVKDIPTYLINEPDHGLLGASAYLQQQIAS, from the coding sequence ATGAGTGTCCGGTTTGTCGCAGATGTCGGCGGCACTAACATTCGTGTAGCAAAAGTCACTGAGCAGGGTCTGAGTGATATTAAAAAGTACCTGTGCAAAGACTTCGCCAGTATTGATTTAGCGTTACATCGGTATTTTAGCGATGTCGGTGAGCAATTCAGTGCGGGGTGTATTGCCATCGCCTGTCCGGTTGTGGCGGATGAGGTGGTAATGACCAATCACAGCTGGTCGTTTTCGCAGCGCGCGTTAAAACAACAGTTAGGGTTAACCGATCTGTTTGTGATTAATGATTTTACCGCTGTCGCCCATTCACTGCCGGTGCTGTCTGAGTCACAACTTATTCAGGTCGGTCCCGGCACCGCCCTGCCACAAGGGAATAAAGTGGTATTCGGTGCTGGCACAGGCCTGGGTGTAGAGCATATGATGCTGACCTCCAGCGGCTGGAAAACCCTCGATGGTGAGGGCGGGCATGTTGACTTTGCGCCGGTTGATGAGACTGATATCGTCATTTGGCGGCATCTACAGTCTGAGCTGGACAGAGTATCAGCAGAAGATGTGTTGTCGGGTCGTGGTTTATTAAATATATACCGCGCCCTGGCAATTCACGATGGGCAATCGCCTGTCGTAACCGACCCCGCTCAGGTAACTGAGCAGGCGTTGGCTGGCAAATGTTCTATTTGCCTGGCAGCACTGACTCAGTTTTGTCGCATTATGGGTAATTTTGCCGGAAACCTGGCGCTTAACCTGGCAACAACTGGTGGTGTATTTATTGGTGGCGGTATTGCCACACGCTTCACCGACTTTTTGATTGATAGTGATTTTAGAGCCAGTTTTGAAGCAAAAGGACGTATGAAGCATTACGTTAAAGACATTCCGACATACCTGATTAATGAGCCGGATCATGGTTTATTAGGTGCATCAGCGTATTTACAACAACAGATTGCGAGTTGA
- a CDS encoding bifunctional 4-hydroxy-2-oxoglutarate aldolase/2-dehydro-3-deoxy-phosphogluconate aldolase, protein MTNWKSSPADIFAAGPVVPVLVIEDVEKAVPLAHALMAGGIKVLEVTLRTPAALDVIKRIADEVPDALIGAGTVTNAQQLKQVVEAGAKFAISPGMTDDLLKAGLEFDIPLIPGISSTSDLMKAKDAGYTYLKFFPAEASGGVKAIKSISGPFPDTVFCPTGGIGPGNYNDYLALPNVRCVGGSWLAPDDAINSGDWNRITELAKEAVANAIK, encoded by the coding sequence ATGACAAATTGGAAAAGTTCGCCGGCAGATATTTTCGCAGCGGGCCCAGTCGTTCCGGTACTGGTTATTGAAGATGTAGAAAAAGCAGTACCTCTGGCCCATGCATTAATGGCCGGTGGTATAAAAGTACTGGAAGTGACGCTGCGTACTCCCGCTGCACTGGACGTAATCAAACGCATTGCTGATGAAGTACCTGATGCCCTCATAGGGGCAGGTACGGTGACCAATGCGCAACAGCTTAAGCAAGTTGTTGAAGCCGGCGCTAAGTTTGCGATAAGTCCGGGTATGACTGATGATTTGCTAAAAGCAGGTCTTGAATTTGATATTCCGCTTATTCCTGGTATATCGTCTACCTCAGATTTGATGAAAGCCAAAGATGCCGGTTACACGTATCTGAAGTTTTTCCCGGCTGAGGCCTCTGGCGGTGTAAAAGCCATTAAGTCTATCAGCGGGCCGTTTCCGGACACTGTATTCTGCCCAACTGGCGGTATTGGTCCGGGTAACTACAACGACTACCTTGCATTGCCAAATGTACGATGTGTTGGCGGTTCATGGTTGGCTCCGGATGATGCGATTAACTCGGGTGACTGGAATCGTATTACCGAACTGGCCAAAGAAGCGGTCGCGAACGCTATCAAGTAA
- a CDS encoding D-hexose-6-phosphate mutarotase translates to MSDPSLRVVERDNNQFLIIENKSAICRISLFGGHVLSFIPKADNRDRLWLSPVAILNGERAIRGGIPLCWPWFGNDHGSSKDLPSHGILRTQKWTIESSDSDDGRSTSLTLVPDTTQGQGVAFSSEVKLHLVIGEQLTVTLETINTSSHAFDFNCALHSYLAVQDIHEAQIQGLTGEYKDKLDKGEVKQTPSPYTLSGQTDRIHQESPAELHIIEKGQQVITIQSANHDSIVVWNPWQSAASITDMDAFGYKHMLCVETAVTNGITLEPGETHRLVQTII, encoded by the coding sequence ATGAGTGACCCATCTTTAAGAGTTGTCGAAAGGGATAACAATCAGTTTTTGATTATCGAGAACAAGTCTGCAATCTGCCGCATCAGTTTATTCGGCGGCCATGTGTTGTCTTTCATCCCCAAAGCGGATAACCGCGACAGGTTATGGCTCAGTCCGGTTGCAATATTAAATGGTGAACGCGCCATCCGGGGCGGTATTCCACTATGCTGGCCCTGGTTTGGTAACGACCACGGTAGTTCAAAAGATTTACCCTCTCACGGCATTCTGCGTACCCAAAAGTGGACGATTGAAAGCTCAGACAGTGATGACGGCAGGTCCACATCGCTGACCCTCGTACCTGATACCACACAAGGCCAGGGCGTCGCATTCAGTAGCGAGGTAAAGTTGCATCTGGTCATTGGCGAACAACTCACAGTGACGCTGGAAACGATCAACACCTCTTCACACGCTTTTGATTTTAATTGTGCGTTACACAGCTATTTAGCCGTTCAAGATATCCATGAAGCCCAAATCCAGGGATTAACCGGGGAATATAAAGATAAACTTGATAAGGGTGAAGTAAAACAAACCCCCTCGCCTTATACCTTAAGCGGGCAAACGGATCGGATTCATCAGGAGTCGCCAGCAGAACTCCATATCATCGAAAAAGGCCAACAGGTGATTACCATACAATCGGCTAATCACGACAGCATTGTGGTGTGGAACCCCTGGCAAAGTGCAGCGTCTATAACGGATATGGATGCATTTGGCTATAAACACATGCTCTGTGTAGAAACAGCCGTCACCAATGGAATCACTCTGGAGCCAGGCGAAACTCACCGTCTTGTGCAAACTATTATTTGA